Genomic DNA from Parasteatoda tepidariorum isolate YZ-2023 chromosome 3, CAS_Ptep_4.0, whole genome shotgun sequence:
TTATCTAATTCTGTTTGTACTGTCTACTTCTTTCCACTTCCAACAACCaagcatttttttgaaacaaatttaatcaaaatatttttcaaatcaactATAATCAATGGGAACTCACTGTGTAAGCACTGTATTAAGCTATAGTGCACTCTCATAGTAAAAGTTTGATGCAAACTTAATAAGGTATTAATGTGAGCTATGTTTCCTTTCAAATTGAGCTATAGTATCGAGTGAACAAGTTtaaggttttttaattttcgtagtaATATGGTTTAACTACGCATCGAGTTAAGGTTGTGGAAACTTGGACGATTCTTCGGATAAATTCACTCCAAAATTTCTAACTATGTATAGCAGTTCTATTTGACTCTATGAAGTTACGGAACCAGACCAGAACAAAATTTTACTCTACAAGCAGCACGAAATATTTCTCTAcaattagaacaaaatttaactcaacaactagaaataaattttactctgcaaactgaaaaaaaattaactctatAACCAGAAGAAAATTCCACTCTATAACCAGAATGAAATTTAACTCAACAACCAGAACAAAAGTTTACTTTACATCATTTACAACCAGAcgaaattttactttacaaccgggacaaaatttaattctgcAACAGAGCAGAGTTCTACTCTACAaccagaacaaaattttaaaaatacatagattCAGTACTATATTGCAGAGTTGTGcgaaatctgaatttttatttcaaattcatatttttatttcaaattcatatttttatttcaaattcatataCAAATTCATATTCATTCAGGTATGGTTATTTACTACCCATATGGACCAAGGCCCATACCTTTCCACCGTAAGAGGCTCTTTATAGAATTTGTATGTTCGAAAGTTTTTATGAGACTTTCCATAGTCACGTGAGCTTTCCCGACACCGTACATTACAGAACAGAGATCTAACCATTCCGGCGATCCATCCCAAGTAGTTTCATAGGCTGCTTTAAAAAGTTGGTGAGCACTTCCATAATCacctttttcagtttttatctgTCCCAGCCTCAATGATGATACCACAATAAATATCTTCAGTGAATGTTTTTCACTCAGATCACGGCAAAGACTGAGAGCCTCTTCAGGATTCATCGGCGAATCGCGCAATTCCGACATTGCAAGGTAGGCATCACACATGCCATTCACATCATTGCTCTGTTCGCTGAGTTCCAAGCTACGTTGAAAATACTGCAGAGCCTCATCGTGCCTGTCAAGCCTGAGCATGGCTCGGCTTAAAAGCCTGTAACCAGcagatttattttgaagagaTCCATTTGGGTATTCTAGCAGGTTTGAAAAATACTTGAACTCTTTCTCATTCTTTAGATATTTAGGTCCAAGCGTTTGATAGACTTTAAGGACGTGGTTCCAAAGATGGTCCTTATCGCTGGTTACTGTGATAGCCTTTTTTAAGCATCGTAATGCCTCTTTAAGATTACCAGCTTTCTCTTCGATTTGAGCCAAAAATTGGTAGGATTGTTTTGAGCCTGTTTTATAGAAGTACTTTGACAACCATTCATATTCTTGCAAACAATCCCCAGCTTTTAGTCTTGATTCCAGACATTTCTCTTGATCACCTTTTCTTTCCCATTTCTCGGCTTCTTTCAGGAAACGCATTGCTGGTTTGAGGATTTTTCTGAGAGGGAATACTTCTTCGAAAGACTTCACAAAACCTTTCTCCAAGATTTCTAAGCATGATCTTCGCTCAGACTCGTACATATACCTTTTAGTAAACATagtataaaaatagcatttgcATTGATACTAACTcaatttcgatttatttatttactaaaacaaTCCACactttaatgaaatatgtactcaatggaaaatgtattcaattgaatcaaaacaaatttggaATCTCAAATTCATCACACTTTATTTTTAGCAACtcgtgtttttttatatatttaaaacgatTAATCGATTCATAGACAATTAAGTCTAGTATATTGGAAAGTGTGCTTAAGTGTGAATTATTGCATACTACTTTCAACATTCAAAAGTTCGCACATTgcattttagttataaaacaaacaaacgaACACTTTATATAAGTACgtagattaaattttatgaaaagagcCTTTATCTTTGCTCGATCTACGCCTAAACCGATATAGTTTATACTGGAGATATAGTTTTACTGTAACATCGTCTCTGGTTACTATGGTAATCTTTGCTATTTTGCTTCAAGTGACGTCACTTTTATGTTAACACATTGACTTAACAACTTATGTTTACCTTTATGTGACTGGTTCCTTATTCACCTGATTATGCTTTATTTCTAAATCTTCAAATATGAGAGCTTGCTCCCGATTGTAAACTATTACCAATTGTACTCTTGGAGCATGGATCAAAACTTAAGAAGCTTGTCAAATTACTTGGTGAGTGACCAGTACTTTCATTccccaatcaaaatttttttctacagtaaataaatactttcttgcataagttaatatttatatgatactttatatttccttttagaTTTcgagatttgaaataaaagttaaaattattcattttaaaaatcacaccaaattaattttacacctgcagaaaacagaatttttggcCTCAAATTCATCCTACAaatgagttatttaaaaattcaatataattgcACTTGCAAACTATTTATACTTAAGAGTATTCAGTGATCTCTTAAGAGagtctttttaataaaatcggtgttttttaaacacaaattttgtCTATTTCTCTGCAAATAGAAACAGAcaaaatttgctgaaataaaTCAGGAACTGAAATACCTTTACCTATATAGTAAATCGTGTAAAGGTTTTGCTTCTTATAGAAGCAGCCCTGGTTTCACGACAAAAAAGCTTGTCCCAATGGATTGTTGACAGCGTAAATCTAAGCCCAGATGGTGCTAGGGGTCAGAATTCGTTGTAATACTTCCTGGTTACTAGTTGTGATAGGTTTTTACGCCTTGGCTTGGAAAAGCCGACCATTCAATATTATTGCACTTGTAGGGTTTGCAATATTACGAGTTCTTACAATTTGACTTTCAAAGAAACAAAGAACCAATGAATTCGGAAGGCCAAGCAAGCATGTTAATGATgctaccaaaaaaaattaataataataataattggcgatattttatacaattatagccaaataagggataacacgCAAAACGTGGCGAACCTTgcactttatttatgttgacatattaattttctcaaatttgtttttaggcTCACAACCTGTTCGAATTTATAAAGAAGACTCAAAGACTCATAAGAGTCTTCTGAAGATATTATCAGAAGACTCTcatgaatggtaaaatttcaagtaaatttgaACGAAAATCACTATAATAAAACTTCTTAGAATATAAAGCCTGTTTGCACATCTCCTCGTAAGCATAGCATAAGTGGAGGAATACATCGGAAGTTTCTAAATTGCTTCTGGTTTCAGGAACCTTGTTATTCATTCAGTCAAGCATCCATGTTCGAGTCAGAAATTCCCTTATTTTTTGAGGATGGTTAGATGGTTTCAAGGACTGTTGAGTTTAACTGCTTGCGAGACCGCGATGACCAAACTGTTCCAAGCTCAAAATAAACCTCATTCTCAATATAACGAATTCAAACGATATTTCATACAAACTTTGATATAAAGAAGATgcaaaatgaaaagagaaaatatagaataaagaaTCTCTGAGTTGCGTAACCCGACTTAAAGATAAACTATTCGAtagataaaattacaaagataTGGAGGTTAATGTTGACGAAAATTCTCTTCTTTAACAGGTTGTTCCTCAATCGTGATAAACAATCGACGATTCAGAATGAATTTACTAtcactttatttactttttattattatttacttttttttatttcgatatttaagGCAAGGTcttaattgttgaaaatattatcGATTCGATATAAACTTTGGTTAGTttggaaaaaatgcaaaatgacaCTAAACTCAGAATCAGCCATTCTGCTGCGAACGTATTTGACAATTACgtacaaaagttgaaaaaatagagctataagctaagTGTGACAAAAAACTTGCGAAATAGATAGGACACCTCTTACAAAACTCATtacaatattgtttttgttactaTTACAGTTCCTTATATTGTTGCATAGTCCTCATATAGTTGCATAGTGTTATATTGTTGCATagtcaaaaatgcaaaatgacaCAAAGCTCAGAATCAGCCATTCTGCTCCAACAGAAATGACAATTATgtacaaaagttgaaaaaataggGCTATAAGCCTATTTTGCGACAAAAAACTCTAAGTGCGACAAAAAACTTGCGAAATAGATAGGACACCTCTTACACAACtcattataatattgtttttgttactaTTGCAGTTCCTTATATTGTTGCACAGTCCTTATATTGTTGCATAGTATTATATTGCTGCATagtcaaaaatgcaaaatgacaCAAAACTCAGAATCAGCCATTCTGCTGCAAACGTAAATGACAATTACGTACAAAAGCTGGAAAAATAGGGCTATAAGCTAAGTGCGacgaaaaatttggaaaatagatAGGACACCTCTTAGACAACtcattataatattgtttgtgTTACTATTGCAGTTCCTTATATTGTTGCATAGTATTTTCGTGTACATTGATTTGTTATGCAACTTGTAATCGATGTTCTCAATTGCTGTGcgtatttatttctagtaacgataaatttaacaattagcAAGATTTTCAAGTCGCAAGTCTCTAAGTTAGCTCAACAAAACAAATCACCCACCTGATCATCATTAAGAGCAACAGAAAATTTGCGGTAAAGCGCCAAACGTCAAAGACTATCCAGGCGGATTCGAATAAACACATTACAGCACAAAATTCGCCCATCGACAAGcgtagaagaagaaaaaaggaaatgagtgaaaaggaaaaaagaaaaggctACATTTTCACCTTATTAACTGCTTTGAGTCCGGCCACTCCAGCACTTAGCCATCCGGAATAATATCGTTAGTGCGGAAATTACTCTGTCAGAGTCCGGCAACGGGAAGAAGGATGGGCGTTTTGTTccaattgaaggatttgttacggcTATTGGCTACCAGCAGCTGTCACTTCTTCAACTTAAGCTGTTTTCTTCGTTAAGCTTAtttcttacctttttttattcttatttttcttaaagaccATGTGAAACAGACAagagtttatttcaatttctatgTTCAACAGAAAAGAGCAGTGGTTAcgaaaacgaaacaaaaacagAATTGGTTTTAATCATTTCGAGTGTTACGTGTTAATTTTCTACACCATTAGGTTGCAAGCACATTttacaaagttaatttttttaggtgTTCTGGCGATTAACCTGATAAACAACCTAATCATTAGGGTATTATATAGCAATTGAGTTAGAGagagtgttaaaaaataaacattagcaCTTCGATTTTATGATTGAAC
This window encodes:
- the LOC139425198 gene encoding tetratricopeptide repeat protein 29-like, whose product is MFTKRYMYESERRSCLEILEKGFVKSFEEVFPLRKILKPAMRFLKEAEKWERKGDQEKCLESRLKAGDCLQEYEWLSKYFYKTGSKQSYQFLAQIEEKAGNLKEALRCLKKAITVTSDKDHLWNHVLKVYQTLGPKYLKNEKEFKYFSNLLEYPNGSLQNKSAGYRLLSRAMLRLDRHDEALQYFQRSLELSEQSNDVNGMCDAYLAMSELRDSPMNPEEALSLCRDLSEKHSLKIFIVVSSLRLGQIKTEKGDYGSAHQLFKAAYETTWDGSPEWLDLCSVMYGVGKAHVTMESLIKTFEHTNSIKSLLRWKGMGLGPYG